The nucleotide window TGAGGAAACAATTGCTAAGTTGTTGAAAGATCAGGGATATGTAACTGGAATGTTGGGAAAATGGCATTTAGGCTCGAAAGCTCCATTTCTTCCTATTCATTACGGTTTTGATACGTTTTATGGTATTCCATATTCTCATGATTATTGGCCTGTTGATTATAAAGGGAATCCGGTGCCAAAAGATACCCCTAATGATTGGCGTGCTACATGCCCAGTTTTGCCTATTTACGAAGGAGATACTCAAGTTGGAACCATTCCAAATTTAGAAGAAGCATCGAAACTTACCACAACGCTGACTGAAAAAGCGGAAGAGTTTATTAGTAAAAACAAAAAGAAACCTTTCTTTTTGTTTTTAGCTCATCCCTTACCACATGTGCCTTTGGTAGTTTCTTCGAAGTTTAAAGGAAAGTCTGGCGCAGGATTATATGGTGACGTAATTAGTGAAATCGACTGGTCAGTCGGAAGAATTATGGAGGCACTTAAGAAAAATAAAATTGATAAGAATACCCTGTTAATTGTAACGAGTGATAATGGTCCATGGCTTTCTTATGGGAATCATGCTGGGTCAACCGGAGGCTTGAGAGAAGGAAAAGGAACGGCTTGGGACGGTGGAACAAGGGTACAGTGTTACATTAGTTGGCCAGGGAAAATTGCACCGGGATCAGTATCCAATCAGTTGATGACCAATATGGATATTTTACCAACAATTGTTGCTGCAACGAATGCTCATTTGCCAAAAGAAAAAATAGACGGTCTTGA belongs to Flavobacterium aquiphilum and includes:
- a CDS encoding sulfatase family protein; the protein is MRINKLKTIAFLLIALLGIMMVHAQKKQGKPNVIVILMDDMGYADTKPYGSVGYETPNFDKLANEGMRFTHFYAAQAVCTASRAALLTGCYPTRIGVGFALAPWDKTALNPNEETIAKLLKDQGYVTGMLGKWHLGSKAPFLPIHYGFDTFYGIPYSHDYWPVDYKGNPVPKDTPNDWRATCPVLPIYEGDTQVGTIPNLEEASKLTTTLTEKAEEFISKNKKKPFFLFLAHPLPHVPLVVSSKFKGKSGAGLYGDVISEIDWSVGRIMEALKKNKIDKNTLLIVTSDNGPWLSYGNHAGSTGGLREGKGTAWDGGTRVQCYISWPGKIAPGSVSNQLMTNMDILPTIVAATNAHLPKEKIDGLDFLPLLTGKTNKSPRDLFYVYYDLNNLKLIRYKTWELVLPHDSQAYSQAIPGKDGTPGKVPHAKIPMALYDLLHDPGTIQDVQTQYPEVVEEILKYAEQAREDMGDGLTKRIGKNNRKPAKME